From one Dryobates pubescens isolate bDryPub1 chromosome 2, bDryPub1.pri, whole genome shotgun sequence genomic stretch:
- the NIFK gene encoding MKI67 FHA domain-interacting nucleolar phosphoprotein, which yields MAAVTEAAEVAEPAPVRTPASASFLALEPQLQREFQKKVQQQGRKKRGPKEELTPGVVYVGHLPRGLCEPQIREYFEQFGTVTRLRLSRSKKTGGSKGYGFIEFESDDVAKIVADTMNNYLFSERLLKCQFMSPERVHENLFKNSSRMFLKPSQPAVRRYNKVRSLVQKAKMTKRLLRKEKLLRKRLAEKGLDYDFPGFAAQELPIKRNKTSKKSKLNISVSSQDPTPVCTPTVLERRKAAQVDDDAEDNEITLRLPPASVKNAVQRQKKQPRKRPNLKKQT from the exons ATGGCGGCCGTGACTGAGGCTGCGGAGGTGGCCGAGCCCGCACCTGTGCGGACACCCGCGTCAGCGTCGTTTCTGGCCTtggagccacagctgcagcGCGAGTTCCAGAAAAAGGTGCAGCAACAGGGCCGCAAGAAGCGAGGGCCCAAG GAGGAGCTGACGCCGGGCGTAGTGTATGTGGGACACCTCCCGCGGGGGCTCTGCGAGCCGCAGATCCGCGAGTACTTCGAGCAGTTTGGGACAGTGACGCGGCTCAGGCTCTCGAGGAGTAAGAAG ACGGGAGGTAGCAAAGGCTACGGATTCATAGAGTTTGAGTCTGATGACGTGGCTAAGATTGTTGCAGACACGATGAACAACTACCTGTTTTCTGAAAGGCTACTGAAGT GTCAGTTCATGTCTCCTGAAAGGGTCCATGAAAACCTCTTCAAAAACAGTAGCAGAATGTTCCTGAAGCCCTCCCAGCCAGCAGTCAGGCGGTACAATAAGGTTCGCTCACTGGTGCAGAAGGCAAAGATGACAAAGCGCCTGCTACGAAAGGAGAAGCTCCTGCGGAAGAGGCTGGCTGAAAAGGGACTCGACTACGACTTCCCAGGATTT GCTGCGCAGGAGCTTCCcataaagagaaataaaacatcCAAGAAGTCAAaactgaacatttctgtgagcAGCCAG GATCCTACTCCAGTCTGTACTCCAACAGTGCTCGAGCGCCGGAAAGCTGCTCAGGTGGACGATGACGCAGAGGACAATGAAATAACTCTCAGACTGCCCCCTGCCAGTGTTAAGAATGCTGTGCAGAGACAAAAGAAGCAGCCAAGGAAAAGACCAAACCTGAAGAAACAGACATAA